GTCGAGATAATCTCTGCCATCATGGTTGCAGAAAGAACCAACGGAGTCAATGGAAATTTATAAGTGAGCGTATCTATTCATTTATGATGGGAATCTTATGGGCGCCGGTCATTGCGAGAAGTGAAACGACGAAGCAATCTCATTTTCGGTGGGACGGGCATCTTGCCCGTCATTGCAGGAGACAGGCGAGACGCCTGTCCCACCAATGGAGATTGCTTCGCTCCGCTCGCAATGACAAAATTTTCCCGCCCGCAGGGCATGAATAGCAGTGAGCCGCGGTCGCGTTCGACGCACCTCTACCGCCGCCAGGTAATCTTGGCCTCATTTCTCAAGGGTAGCCTGTGATATTGGTATTTCGGATAGCCAACCATCATCGCGCCGAAGGATTGATGGCCCTTGGGAAGTGCAAGGGTCTCCTGCATCGGCGGATAGAAGGTGGCCGCCGCATTGAAATATCCCGCCCAGCAGGCCCCCAGCCCCAGAGAGAACGCGGCCAGCTCCAAATATGAAAGAGCTATGACGCATGCCGATTGAGTAGGCGGAACCGCCTCACCATGAGCCACGATCAAATGCGGCGCGCCTCGGAGCACCCTGTCTACTCCGCCTTCCCAGATCTTAACCACTCGGTCGAAATGCATCGGCTCAGCCACTTCAGGGTGGTCCTTGATCATTATTCGCATCCAGTCCACCACAATACCTGCCAGCCTTTGTACTTCGTCTGCGTTGTCGATGACCAGCCAGTTCACGGGTTGCCAATTGTGGCCCGAAGGCGCATATCTAGCCATCTCGATCAACTGGCTTAGGGTCGCCTGATCCACGGGGTCTTTCTTGTACGTACGAATTGAACGTCGCGCTCGGAAGAAATGCTCGGTTTGTTCCGCGGTCGGCAGAAGGTCTTTGCGCACGGGAGGGCAATTCTCCGTCTTCATGGTGTTCAGAGACATCGCACTGTGCGGGCAAACCGCGACGCAGTGGCCGCAATTGATGCAGAGTTCCGCACCGCCGTCAATCAGGGCGGGAAAAGACTCTTTGGTCTTCATTTCAATAATCCGCGCAGGGCACTCCGCCACACAGTGTCCGTCACGCTTGCACTTTTCCTGGTCGACCGTAAACAAACTCATAGTCATTCCTTTCCGTTCCAGGTGGTTCTGCGGAGTTATTTCTATGCCCCGAGGAAGTCGGCCCCGCAGGTTCCGTCTCTGACCCAATCCAGTATAAGGAAGATCTGGTATGGAGGCAATACACCTTGCCTCAGCTCTTTGTCCGGGATTTCCCGGAGGTCTTTATCCTCTCACTGCTACTTTCTTGTTACAACGAGCGGGATAAGGGATTTCCCTCGGGCCGACGCGAGTTGCATCATGTAGTCCTTTCCCGTGGCCGGCGGCTCTTTGCGCTCGGATTCGGGCTTTGCTTGCAGCGAGAGTGCTTCGCTGGGACACGTGGTAACGCACAACCCGCAGCCGATGCACCGGTCACGGTCCACTACCGCCACCTCATTGTCTCCCACTTTGATGGCTTCCATTTGGCAGCGGTCTACGCAGGTCTCGCAAGCCGAGCAGGCATCCGGATCGACTGCCGCGTAGTAATTCGCCAAAACCCTTTCCGCAGGTTTGGGGTCCATTTTGATTGAACGAAGAATCCCGCAGCAGTCCCCGCAACAGTTACACATACCGCCCGCGTCTTGAGAAATGAACGGCTGCGGCACGAGGCCGGCTTCGTCGCACTTGTCGATTATGCCAAGAGCCTCCTCTTGTGTGATAAAGCGGGCCATGCCTTTATCAACGTAATACTGAGCGTGGCTTCCAAACTGAAGGCAGACCTCCAGCGGTTTGTCGCATCCCTTGTCCAAAAGGCCCTGCTGCATCCTGCATATGCAGTTTGCCGCCGCGATCTTGGCCTTGGTTTCAATAATTTTCTTCACGTCTTCGTACGGCGCCACGGGCCACAAATGGTCAATTGACTTGTTGACCGGTATAGTGCGCAAGGGCGGCATCTGGCCTAGCCCCTTTTTGCCAAGGGCCTCCACGAAATACTGCTCGCACAGTTCTGCCAGCCCCCTGTCCAGGTCTTTTGCTTGATACTCCCAAGAGCCGACGACAAAAGGCGCGGCCCCGTATTTGGAGCTGTCCTCCTTCTTGACCCTGAAAATGAGGCCCTTGTCTACCATGCGTTCCAGCATGGCAGCCACCGCGGCCGGCTCCTTGCCACTTCGTTGAGCTATGGCTTCGGGTGGTTCCAGCATCATGCTGAGATGCAGAAACAGCTCGGCTTCTTCTTCCGAAAACAGCTTCTCCAGGATTTTCAGTTCGACTCCGGATTCGGTTGAAGGAAATCCCATTGAATACTGGTCCAACTGTTCACGCAAATCGTAGTATACTTTCGCGGTCATCTTGTCCTCCCGGATGATGAGTTGCCAGCTCTGGAGCTAGCAGGCCTAGGTTTTTGGCAACGAGGAATTGAACGGGAATCCACGTTTCCACATGTCACACCGCTGTTACCCGGCACGGAACGAATCGGTGGAGCGGCGTCGCTGCTACAGGGTCCCTGTTGGTATTCTTCGTCAGCCGATTCACGTTGGCGCCGTGTTTTCGGCCTGTGTGTATTAGCCCGAACCCGTGAGGCATGATGACCTGACCCCGTCGGGCCGCGTCCGTAACTTCCAAGTCGATATCCTCCGACCCTGCTTCGGTCGTTACTCTCACGGTCAGGCCGTCTGCAAGACCAAGGGCGACGGCATCGTCAGGGTGCATCATCAGCGTGCAGGGTCTGCTCTTTCCCTTGTTCCAGGCCGGGTCCCTCATGATCGTGTTCGCGTTGTAATCCATGTGGCGACCCGCCGCGAGTAGGAGCGGGTAGTCCGGATTCATGCGCAGGCCTACCTCTTCACTCTGAACGTCTATACCCTTGATGGCTTCCGCGAGTTCGGGAATCAAAACGTTTATTCGCTTATCCTCGGTTCGGAGTTCATCCAGAGGATTTGAAGCATCGCATTTGCCGATCCAAATCCCTTCGGGGTGATCGATAATGGCCTTAAAAATCTCTTCCCCCATAGTGGGTCCGGGATTGAATCCCGCGCGGGCGGCGTTCTCCCGGGAGGATTTGGGCGCGACCTGCAACATGCCCCATAGTGCGGAAAGATTTACAGACCCAAGCGCCTTCCCGAGCGTCTTACCGAGAATGAAAGGCATGAATTTCATCGCACGGGGCTCACTTTGAGCGAAAGCCATAAGCTGCATGCCGAAATTCATGCGGTCTCCGAAGGCTGCGTCGTGCAGCGTTTGAGGAATTTCCGGGAGTAGACCAAGCCGGTCCGCGAGTCGTGTGAGGATCTCTCCCTCCTCCAGGCATTCTCCCTCAGCTTCAACTACCGGGCGCCGCATCTGGAAGAATATTTCGGGGAAGTTCCAAGTGAAAAACGTTCCATCCCATTTTTCGTACGCAGATTTGGCTGGCAGCACGTAATGGGCAAGACTGGCCGTCTCGGTGAAGGCCACGTCTACCGCCACCAGGAGGTCGAGGGCCTTGAAAGCCTGTTCATAGGCCGTGGTATCCGCATACGATCGCAACGGATTGGAGGCGCTCACAAATACCGCACGCAGCCGATCCGGCCGATCTGCCAGTATCTCTTCAGGCATGACGTTTGGCGGAAAATAGCCCATGATTGCAGGAAAATCCGTGGCCGTGGTACGCCAGGTCTTGGGGTCACGTTCGTCGGAATGAGAGCCGATAGGCATTATGGAGCCCGGTATGAAGTTCCCTCCGGGGGCCCCTATGCGTCCGCAAATGGCTAGAAGGATCAATTCCAGGTAGGACGTGACGGTACTGTGGCGCCCCATAAGGATGCCCAAATCCGAGTGACATGACCATTTCCGAGTGGAGAGGAGCCGGCAGAGGTCGAAAACCTGATCATAGTCCAGTTGGCAAAGGGCTATGGCAGGACGGGGGTCGAAGTCAAGGAACCATGGCTGAATCTCGTCGAAGCCGCTCACGTGGTCTGCAATATAGTCGGTCTTTTGCCAACCCTCCCGAAGAATAATACTGATCATGGATCGAAAGAGCAGGGCGTCCGTACCCGGGCGAATCGCCAGGTGAATGTCCGCTTTCTGTGCGGTCTCCGAACGTCTGGGATCGATCACCACGAGCAACTTGTCAGGGTCTTCGGAAATTCTCTTCAGATGCCGCCGCGCTTGCGGCATTTGGTGGCTCATCCAGCCGTTCCAGCCGACCGCTAGCAGCATGTCGGTTTCTTTGTGGTCAGGGTGGGTCCCCAAGTACTGACGCCCCAACCCTCGTCCGTTTACCCAGAAGTAGCCTGTCAGCTCCTGAGCAAGCGGGCTGTAGTGATAGTGCGACCCCAATCCTCGCAGAAGGCGCACCCCGAACGCGGCCTCAAAGTGGCACCCCTGGCCGCCTCCGCCCATGTAGGCGAGGGAGCGAGGCCCGTAGGTTTCGACGGTTGATTTGAGCTTTTCCGCAATCTCGTCCAGTGCCTGGTCCCATGATACCTCTTTGAATTCTCCATTTACCCGTTTGAGAGGCATTTTCAGACGATCTTCGTGGTGTTGATAATGAGCTATTTTCAGCCCCTTGCGACAACAGTACCCCTCGCTGCGAGGGTTTTGGTTGTCAGCGCGAACCTTGGTTATCCTGTTCCCCTCGACCATCACTTCGAGGCCACAGTTTTGACCGCAACACGCACAGCTCGTTTTTTGCCACGATGACATTTCGCCCTCCCATCACTTTTGACCTGCACGTTTCACTGAGAGTTGATTGTCAGGCCATTAGTTTGTCTGCTAACTATTCTGCCAAAAAAAACTAGTCCCTCAGGTCTTTCAAGAGTCTTTTCAGAAGGACTTTCTCTTCAAAGGACAGATTCCGCAGAATTTCTTCATTGGCCTTGTCCCGTTCTTCCATCAGCTTCGGCGCCAGCGTTTTACCCCGGTCCGTGAGATATAGCTGCAGGAACCGCTTGTCTCCTGGATCGGTTTCCTTGACGAGCCACCCCGCTTCGGCCATCCGGTCCAGGATCCCGGAAAGAGTAGCCGGATCCAGTACTAGCTTTTTTCCTAAATCCCCCGCTGATATTCCCTCGCTTTGACATAACGCGCCAAGGACGAGGTGCTGGATTGGAGTCAGACCATAGGTGGCCATGCGATGCTTGGCGACGGCATGTGCGCGTTGATAGGCTTTGGCCAACAGGTAGACTATACAGTCCTGATAGGGCATCCTGAACATCCTTTCGTATACAAACTACCGGCAGCCGAGTTCTCTGTCAAGAAAAAATAGTGAATAGGTTCCACCTTCCGTGCAGACAACGTTCCTTGCTCGGCTCATGTGGCACAATTCACCACAAATTGGTATTTTTAGGAATGAGGTCAGGAAGTGAACAGAAAAAGCTAGTCTTCGATTTGCCTTTCCGATTGATTCCATAGGAGTAACCTTGCAGCAGGACCGCGAAAGGTGGGATAAGCGCCACCTGGAGGAGAGAAGCACTGCTCCGACACCAGATCCTTGGCTGGTGGAACACGCCGGCATGCTCGAATCAGGGCAATGCCTCGATCTGGCCTGCGGCCGGGGTGGGAATGCGCTTTTTGTGGCGGAGAGAAGGTACACGGTCCATGCCGTTGATATAAGTCTCACTGCCCTGTCCGACCTGCAAACCGAGGCAAATCGGCGCAATCTTGACGTGCAATGCATCGTTATGGATCTGGATTACTGCTCACTCCCGGCAGGTCCTTACGACCTTGTCCTGGTGTTTTACTTTTTCGAACCGCGACTTATGGGCGCGATCAAGGACTGCCTCAAACCGGGCGGTTTGATCATCTACGCCACCTACAATCACAGGCACACGAGTGTGAAGCCCGGATTCAACGTCGCGTATCTTGTGCCGCCCACAGGACTCGTCCCTTACTTCCCCCACTTTGAAATACTTCTCAACGAACCATACGCGGGGGAAAACGGAAACATAACCCGTATGATCGGCCGAAAAGAACCTTGTAAACAATAGGCCGGTCTGTCATATTCTCGGACCGCGAGCGTCAGCGCAGGAGTGGAAATGGTTTCAAAACCTGCGAGTTCCTGGAAGAGTTTTCGGGGAGGCCCTTTTTGTTCGGCCTCCCCGGACCCCTCCCCAAAAACTCCCATGATTTTGCACCATTGTCGCCGCCGGCGACAATGGTGTAGTGTGGCCAACAACGATGTCGGCTCCATGCTAAAGGGTTTTGAAACCGCTTGTGCTATAGAGTGCCGCAAATAGCATGCATAATGATGGCCGCTTTCATAGCGTGTTAGATCTCCGGAGGTATTGCAAGCTATTTGAGGGACAGGACACTAGAAAGGAAATAGAAGCTGTTTCAAAGAGCTGGGACGAGCGGGGCAAATGTTTGCAGGCCCGGAGCCATCTCAGGAACCCTCGTAGGGTTTGAAACAGCTTCTAACAACCTATACCCATGAACCAGGACCTGTCTTTTTCGTTCGGCCGCAACTGGCGGAATTTCCTCAAGAGCTTTGATCGAGAAAGGCTGCGGATAGCTGAAGCCTCACTCAGGGAGTTCCTCAATCTGCCTGACCTGAAAGGCCGGAGCTTCGTGGACATCGGTTGCGGGAGCGGTTTATTCTCGTACGCTGCGTTCAACCTGGGCGCGGAGAGAATAGTCAGCTTTGACGTAGACCCCGAGAGCGTACAATGCTGTAAATACCTCCACGACTTGGCCGGGAAGCCGTCCAACTGGGAGATTCACGAAGGCTCCATCCTGGACAGGGGTTTTGTTTTAGGGCTCGGGACCTTTGACCTGGTTTATTCGTGGGGAGTGCTTCATCACACGGGAAAAATGTGGGAGGCCATTGACGCCGCCGCCGGCCTGGTCAATCCGGGCGGGCTCTACTACATAGCCCTTTACAACAAAATCCTGGCCAGAGACGGCGGCGCGGCATGGGTTCACTCATTCTGGCTGGCAGTGAAGAGAACTTACAATTCTTGGCCGAGGCTGAGCGTTTATCTGCTCGAATACCCGGCCCTGGCCGCATACTTGGCTATGGTGGCCGCAAAAGGGCAGAATCCGTTCACGCATGTGAAGAACTACAGGTCCCACCGGGGAATGAGCTGGCGAACCGATGCAACAGACTGGTTAGGCGGATATCCGTACGAGTTTGCTACGGTGGAAGAAGTGTTCAGGTTCATCAAAGAAAAATTCCCCGACTTCAACCTCGTCAACATTAAGGTCACGAGCGGCCGGGGATTGAATTGGTTTCTTTTTGAAAATACCGTGAAAAGATGAGACCGGTTCACTTACGCGCTCCCTCTCCAGGCGGCAGCGGGAGAAGGGTTGCCGGACCTTCCGTCCACTTTAGCCGTTTGGAACTCGGTTCATCAGCTATTTCACGGCGCTGATTTGGCCCCACCTACTGAGCCGCCACTGCCTTCAATATGTCCACTACTTCGGCGTTTCCTGCGGATGAAGCCCACATGAGCGCGGTCCAGCCGTTTCTGTCCCGAGCATGTGGGTCAGCCCCTGCTTTCAGCAGTGCGTTCACCACATCGGGGTAGCCCTCGGAAGCGGCGACAATCAATGCCGTAGCGCCGTACTGATCTCGAGCCTCCGTCTTTGCCCCGGCATCCAGCAGTTGGTTAACCACGCCCGCATAGCCCCGCCGCGACGCCCTCATGAGCGCGGTCCAGCCGTAATCGTCCTCGGCGTTAACCCTGACGCCTTTGTCCAGGAGAAGTGCGACCACGTCTTGAAACCCGCGGCGACAGGCCTTCATTAAGGCGGTAGCCCCGTATTGATCACGTGCTTCCAGGTCCGCGCCTTTCTCCAGCACAAGCTTCATTATTTCCGAATTGCCGTTGGCAGCTGCCCACATCAACGGCGTCCAGCCGTTTTTGTCCTTCACATGAATGTCAGCGCCGTTTCCCAGAAGGATCTTAACTACGGCTGTGTGACCTTCTCGGCAGGCCAAGATCAACGCGGACCAGCTTTCCGCATCCCTCGCGTTGACATCCGCGCCGCTTTGCAGCAGTTCGTTCACACTTGCCAAATTACCCATGCCTGACGCATGTATGAGCTTGTTTTGCATTGGCGCGCCGCAATGGGGACATGCGTCGGCCAAGGTGGAGACCCTGTCTCCGCATTCGTAACATGTGCTTAGTGCCATTGCATCTTACCTCCGTCGATATCTTTTGGGAGGGCTCCAGCCGGGCCTTCAGTCCCTCATGATAGGCCGGAGAGCCTTCCGTGCGTGGGCCGTGCCATCGCCGGTTTCTCCGCGGCGGGTTTGGCTCCATGTAATCCGAACCAGCTGTCATGCCGCCACGTAGGTATCCAGGCTTTCGACTATGTCTTGATGGCGCATTGACGCAGCCCACATTGCGGCGGTCCAGCCGTTTTTGTCCCGTGCACGCAGGTCGGGCTTCCAGTGCAGCAAGAGCCTTACCACGTCGACGTGTCCCTCAGACGCGGCAAGAATCAAGGCGGTTCGGGCGTCGCTGTCCCTGGCATTCACATCCGCACCGCTTTCCAGAAGTAACTTCACGGCCTTAACGTACCCGCCTCGACAGCCTCTCATCAACGCCGTGAAACCATCGCTGTCCGCCGCATTCACGTCAGCTCCACCGGCAACCAGTCTTCCCGCCACATTGGCGTAACCACGCCTACAGGCCTTCATCAAAGCGGTCGCGCCGTACTGGTCGCTCGCGTTAACAGCAGCGCCGGCATCCAGAAGCATATCCACCACATCGCTATGGCCTAGGGACGCGGCCCAAATTAACGGTGTCCAGTGGTGCTCGTCTCTTACTTCGATGTTGGCCCCGGCTTTCAGCAACAAGCTGACGACCTGCACGAGTCCCTCACGGCAGGCCAGAGTCAGAGCCGACCAGCCCTGATCGTCCTTGGCTTCAACATCCGCACCTTTTTCAATAAGCAATCTGACCGTGTCGGGATGGTCGTTCAGTGCCCCTCGCATCAGCGCGGTCACGCCGGAGCCAGGACGCAGTGCGTTTACGTCCGCGCCGTAGTCAAACAGGCGTTTAAGCACTTCCGGATGGCCGTAGGCTGCTGCCCATCTGACCGCTTTGGGGTCGGGATAAGCGCTCTGCTGCAACAAAAGTTCCACCACGTCGGCGTGCCCGGCTCGTGCAGCCTTTAGCAGAGGTGTTTCATCCTTATCGTCCCTCGCCTCCATGTCCGCACCGTTGTCCAGGAGAACCCTTGCGACTTCCACGTGCCCTCGGGCGCAGGCTTCCATTAAAGGTGTCAGGCCATGGTCCGATTTGTCATTCGCGTCTGCTCCCGAGGCTATTAGAATTCGGGCTACCTCCGGGTCTCCTTGAGCCGATGCCCATAGAAGCGTCCCCGGGTCTACTTTGGTCCCTGCGTCAAGGAGCATCCTTATGATCGGAAGGTTCGAACTTGCCACACCCCACATGAGAGCCGTAGCCCCAGCCTGGTCTGTCGCGCCATAATCGGCCTTATAATCCAGCAGAAGCTTTACAACTTCTTCATGCCCCATCTCGGCCGCTTTAATTAAGGGCGTCGAACC
This sequence is a window from Desulfomonile tiedjei. Protein-coding genes within it:
- a CDS encoding nitroreductase family protein, which gives rise to MSLFTVDQEKCKRDGHCVAECPARIIEMKTKESFPALIDGGAELCINCGHCVAVCPHSAMSLNTMKTENCPPVRKDLLPTAEQTEHFFRARRSIRTYKKDPVDQATLSQLIEMARYAPSGHNWQPVNWLVIDNADEVQRLAGIVVDWMRIMIKDHPEVAEPMHFDRVVKIWEGGVDRVLRGAPHLIVAHGEAVPPTQSACVIALSYLELAAFSLGLGACWAGYFNAAATFYPPMQETLALPKGHQSFGAMMVGYPKYQYHRLPLRNEAKITWRR
- a CDS encoding 4Fe-4S binding protein produces the protein MTAKVYYDLREQLDQYSMGFPSTESGVELKILEKLFSEEEAELFLHLSMMLEPPEAIAQRSGKEPAAVAAMLERMVDKGLIFRVKKEDSSKYGAAPFVVGSWEYQAKDLDRGLAELCEQYFVEALGKKGLGQMPPLRTIPVNKSIDHLWPVAPYEDVKKIIETKAKIAAANCICRMQQGLLDKGCDKPLEVCLQFGSHAQYYVDKGMARFITQEEALGIIDKCDEAGLVPQPFISQDAGGMCNCCGDCCGILRSIKMDPKPAERVLANYYAAVDPDACSACETCVDRCQMEAIKVGDNEVAVVDRDRCIGCGLCVTTCPSEALSLQAKPESERKEPPATGKDYMMQLASARGKSLIPLVVTRK
- a CDS encoding molybdopterin-dependent oxidoreductase; the protein is MSSWQKTSCACCGQNCGLEVMVEGNRITKVRADNQNPRSEGYCCRKGLKIAHYQHHEDRLKMPLKRVNGEFKEVSWDQALDEIAEKLKSTVETYGPRSLAYMGGGGQGCHFEAAFGVRLLRGLGSHYHYSPLAQELTGYFWVNGRGLGRQYLGTHPDHKETDMLLAVGWNGWMSHQMPQARRHLKRISEDPDKLLVVIDPRRSETAQKADIHLAIRPGTDALLFRSMISIILREGWQKTDYIADHVSGFDEIQPWFLDFDPRPAIALCQLDYDQVFDLCRLLSTRKWSCHSDLGILMGRHSTVTSYLELILLAICGRIGAPGGNFIPGSIMPIGSHSDERDPKTWRTTATDFPAIMGYFPPNVMPEEILADRPDRLRAVFVSASNPLRSYADTTAYEQAFKALDLLVAVDVAFTETASLAHYVLPAKSAYEKWDGTFFTWNFPEIFFQMRRPVVEAEGECLEEGEILTRLADRLGLLPEIPQTLHDAAFGDRMNFGMQLMAFAQSEPRAMKFMPFILGKTLGKALGSVNLSALWGMLQVAPKSSRENAARAGFNPGPTMGEEIFKAIIDHPEGIWIGKCDASNPLDELRTEDKRINVLIPELAEAIKGIDVQSEEVGLRMNPDYPLLLAAGRHMDYNANTIMRDPAWNKGKSRPCTLMMHPDDAVALGLADGLTVRVTTEAGSEDIDLEVTDAARRGQVIMPHGFGLIHTGRKHGANVNRLTKNTNRDPVAATPLHRFVPCRVTAV
- a CDS encoding MarR family transcriptional regulator, which codes for MPYQDCIVYLLAKAYQRAHAVAKHRMATYGLTPIQHLVLGALCQSEGISAGDLGKKLVLDPATLSGILDRMAEAGWLVKETDPGDKRFLQLYLTDRGKTLAPKLMEERDKANEEILRNLSFEEKVLLKRLLKDLRD
- a CDS encoding class I SAM-dependent methyltransferase, which encodes MQQDRERWDKRHLEERSTAPTPDPWLVEHAGMLESGQCLDLACGRGGNALFVAERRYTVHAVDISLTALSDLQTEANRRNLDVQCIVMDLDYCSLPAGPYDLVLVFYFFEPRLMGAIKDCLKPGGLIIYATYNHRHTSVKPGFNVAYLVPPTGLVPYFPHFEILLNEPYAGENGNITRMIGRKEPCKQ
- a CDS encoding class I SAM-dependent methyltransferase, coding for MNQDLSFSFGRNWRNFLKSFDRERLRIAEASLREFLNLPDLKGRSFVDIGCGSGLFSYAAFNLGAERIVSFDVDPESVQCCKYLHDLAGKPSNWEIHEGSILDRGFVLGLGTFDLVYSWGVLHHTGKMWEAIDAAAGLVNPGGLYYIALYNKILARDGGAAWVHSFWLAVKRTYNSWPRLSVYLLEYPALAAYLAMVAAKGQNPFTHVKNYRSHRGMSWRTDATDWLGGYPYEFATVEEVFRFIKEKFPDFNLVNIKVTSGRGLNWFLFENTVKR
- a CDS encoding ankyrin repeat domain-containing protein — its product is MALSTCYECGDRVSTLADACPHCGAPMQNKLIHASGMGNLASVNELLQSGADVNARDAESWSALILACREGHTAVVKILLGNGADIHVKDKNGWTPLMWAAANGNSEIMKLVLEKGADLEARDQYGATALMKACRRGFQDVVALLLDKGVRVNAEDDYGWTALMRASRRGYAGVVNQLLDAGAKTEARDQYGATALIVAASEGYPDVVNALLKAGADPHARDRNGWTALMWASSAGNAEVVDILKAVAAQ
- a CDS encoding ankyrin repeat domain-containing protein; protein product: MALMACYECDGKVSSLANACPHCGAPMENKLVHVAEFGNVEGLQELVARGADVNAKDKKGSTPLIKAAEMGHEEVVKLLLDYKADYGATDQAGATALMWGVASSNLPIIRMLLDAGTKVDPGTLLWASAQGDPEVARILIASGADANDKSDHGLTPLMEACARGHVEVARVLLDNGADMEARDDKDETPLLKAARAGHADVVELLLQQSAYPDPKAVRWAAAYGHPEVLKRLFDYGADVNALRPGSGVTALMRGALNDHPDTVRLLIEKGADVEAKDDQGWSALTLACREGLVQVVSLLLKAGANIEVRDEHHWTPLIWAASLGHSDVVDMLLDAGAAVNASDQYGATALMKACRRGYANVAGRLVAGGADVNAADSDGFTALMRGCRGGYVKAVKLLLESGADVNARDSDARTALILAASEGHVDVVRLLLHWKPDLRARDKNGWTAAMWAASMRHQDIVESLDTYVAA